CCTCCATGCCCTTGCGGCCCTGGATGGCCACCCGCACCGCCTCCAGCTCACCGCGTGCCAGCCGTACCGCGAGCCCCTCCGAGTCCGGCAGCCGGTTGCGGGCGAAGTACACCGTCCGCTCCAGCATGATGGCGATGGAGAGCACCGACAGGCACACCAGCACCCACAGCACCCACTCGGCGGAGGTGAGCGTCACCCCGAGCAGCTTGCTGCTGAGCCAACCCAGACCCTCGGTGTGCGCCTGGGCGAAGACAGCGATGGACGACATGGTTTTCTTCCCCTCTGGAAACTCGTTGGCGCGAAGGGAACACCGCCGCCCATTTGATGTGTCACCCGAAAAGCACTCAGCCCTTCTTTCCGCCCTTCGGCTCCGCGGCCTGGATGAGCTCCAGGTGCCGCTGGTCCTCGGGCGTGAGACGTGCGTCGGTGTAGGCGGGGTCGGGCTGGTACCAGGACTCCTGGGTGAAGAAGTCCTGGAGGTCCTTCGCCTGGAAGACGCGGCCGTGGCGGGCGTACACGGCGTTGCGCAAGAGGCGCAGCTGCGCGGGGGTCAGCAGCGCCAGCGCCTCCTTCGGCAGCGTCCCCTGGAGTGAGCGGATGGCGGCGCCCATCACCAGGCGCTGGCCGTAGGGACACGCCAGGCGCTTGCGCGCGTCCGCGAGCTTCACTCCCGGCGGCAGTGGCCAGAGCTGCTCCAACGTCACGTCCTCCAGGGCCAGCTCGGAGATGACGGGGTACTGCTCGCAGTACTGATAGAGCGCGCGGGTGAAGGCGGCCGCGTCCCCATCCGCCGCCGACACCAGCGTGTCCCAGAGGGGCGCGCGACCCGCCGACGCCATGACGGGGCGGACCTTCGCCCGCACCCCGGCGTCCCGGTAGGACTGCGAGGCGAGCAATAGATTCACCGCTCCCCTGGCCAGTGCCTTGTCGTTCGCCGCGGCCACCAGCCCGTCCACGCCGAGCCGGAAGGACTCGGCCGTCTGGTCTCCCTGCTTCACGTTCTTGAAGGAGAGCCCGCGCAGGCAGCTCAGCGCGTCCTCGCGGCTGGGGCGGCCCTCCTCGCACCGTGCCACCTCCTCGGGTGTGGCCGTACCCAGGAGGACTCGTGGGTAGAGGTCGTTGTCGCAGAGACAACCTCCCGCTTCGACACGCGGGGCCGCGAGCAGGAGTGCGAGCACGGCGAGACAGCCGAGGGGACCGGTGGGCGATTTCATGTCGCGCGAACGATAGCCTACGCTCCCCGCAGGAGACTTCCCCCTTGTCCTTCCTGCTCTACCCCTCACGGGAGCGCACCCTCTTCCACGACGGTGCGCCGCTGCTGTGGCAGCTCGGCCCCTATGTGGGGCTCTTCCAGCGGCCGGAGCTCGGGACGACGGGGGCCCTGCTCGCGCGGCGCGTGGACCCGGACGGCACCGAGCACGACAACGTCCTCATCCACCAGCTCCCCACCGGCTCGACGGCCAGTGAGAGCGCGGCCACCGTCTTCCAGGAGGAGTGGCGGCTGGCCACGCTCCTGTCACATCCCCACATCCTCCGCACGCTGGACACGTGGCTGGACGTACCGCCGGAGCCCGCGCGGGGAGCGCCCCGGCCCCTCTTCTTCCAGCTGGTCACCGAGTACGTCCCGGGCGAGACGCTCTCCACCGTGCTCGCCATGCTGGAGGCGAAGGGCGCGCGCATGCCCGTGCCCGTGGCGCTGTCCGTGGCCGCGCGCGTGGCGCAGGGGCTGCACGCCGCGCACGAGGCCCGCGACGCGGAGGGACGGCAGCTGGAGGTGCTGCACCGGGACGTCGCCCCCGCCCACGTGCTGCTGACGTACGACGGCGACGTGAAGCTGTCCGGCTTCGGCATCGCCTCCACCGCCGTGCGGCTGATGCACGGCCCCATCTTCAAGCACGTGGGCTCGCAGCCGCCGGAGACCCAGCGCAAGGGCCGCGTGCTGGGAGACCGGCGCGTGGACGTCTACGCGCTGGGGGTGACGCTCTACGAGGCACTCACCGGCGTGGACCCGTTCCGCCGCCCGCTGGACTTCGACTCGCTGAAGGCCGCGCAGACCGGGGACGCGCCGCCGCCGAGCCGCCACCGGCCGGACCTGCCCGCCACCGTGGACTCGGTGGTGATGCGCGCCATGGCGCCCCGGCCCGAGGACCGCTACCCCACCGCCGCCGACTTCGCGCACGCCATGGAGGCACTGCGCTCCGCCTTCGGTCCGGGAGACGAGCGCGAGGAGCTGGCCGCGCTGCTGCGAGAGCTCTCTGGTGACGAGCGCATCCGCGCGCGGACGCACGTGCCCTCGCTGCCGGAGCTGCGGGCCCGGGCCGCCGCAGCCGCCGCGCTGGACGCGCTTCCGCCCGCGTCCGAGCAGGAGCCCGAGGCCGGGGCGACCTCTGCGAAGCCGACGCCGGGGACGCGATTCATCCCGCACTCGCGGCTGCTGCTGCTCTGCGCGGGCGCCGTGCTGTTCCTCGTATCCGCCGTGGTGGCGCGCGTGGCGAAGTCGCGCGAGTCCTTCGTGGAGGAGGTCGCGCAGGTGGCCCGGAGCGGGCAGGCGCGCGCCGCCTCGTGCCTGTCGGGGGGCGCGCGCGAGCGGGTGCCCGTGCAGCTCGTCCTCGACGGACAGGGGCGGGCGGAGGCGAAGGTGGCAGGCCCGCTGGCCGGCACGGTGACGGCCCGCTGCATCGAGGAGGCACTGGCGACGCTGCCCTACCCTCGCAAGCGCGGGCTGCTGCCCGTCACGGTGGAGGTGGCGACCGGCGGGCCGTGAGGCTCACGCCAGGCGCTCTCCCCGGCCGAAGGTTCCCGCGCCGAAGTAGGTGCCCACCAGGGAGCCCGACGTCCCCTCGTCCCTCCTCGCCACGGCGGGCGCCTTGGCTCCCGTGACGGCCTCCACCGCCTTCTTGAAGATGAGCGGCAGGGCCGCGCCGGTGATGAGGTACTGGCGCGCGGGGATGTCTCCCTCCCCCGCGAACCACAGGTACACGGCCACGCCCGCGCCGATAATCATCAGGCCGGTGACAATCCAGTAGGGCACGGACTTGATGAGCCGCTTGTAGCGCTCGGTCGCCAGGTGCTCTCGCAGGCTGTACCAGTGCAGCAGTTCCTGGAGCGCGCTGCCCAGCGCTCCGATGAGGATGATTTCCACGGCGCTCATGAAGGTCTCCCGGTCTCCAGGTGGCTGGAGCGGGCCGCCCGCGGATGTGACGCGGGCGCTGTCAGGACGGGGGAGCGAGCAGGCCAGGGCTCAGGTGCCGCTGGAGGGCGTGCCCTGCTTCTCCACCCGGGTGAGCAGGCCGGTGAGCCCCTCGAAGGTGGCGTTGCCCACCTGGTGCAGGCCGAAGCCCCAGAGGAAGGCCGTCATCCCCGCGCCGAAGCCGCCCCACGTCGGTGAGAAGACGTTGAGGAGCTGGAGGCCCAGCGCCACCGCGACGCTGGTGAGCAGCAGCAGCATGACCAGCTCCACCAGCCACATGTGGCGCGCGGCCGGCAGCGGCATCCCCTCCAGCTCGCCCAGCACGGGCGCCGCCAGGGGTGAGTCCGGGAGCGAGGGGATGCTGCCGCCCGTGGGGGTGCTGGGCGCGGGCTCCGCCGGTACCCTGATGCCTTCCGTGTGCTGGGCGAGGAACTCCATCGTGGCGGCGGCGGTCTGCGGCTGGCTCGGGTAGCTCTGGAGGGCCGCTCGCGCCCGCTCGTACCGTCGCGTCACCTCGGCAAGGGACTCGACTTCCAGCGCCGCCAGCGCGTCGTCCAGCAGGGAGCGGATGGCGTCCAGCTCCTTGAGCTGGTGCGGCTGCGGCGTCCCGGTCCGCGCGGTCTGCACCTCGGTCCGCAGTTGGAGGAGGCGCTGGCGCAGCCAGGCCGTCTGGCTCCGCTCGAGCGCATCCCGTGCCTCGCCGTACTTCCTCGCCGCCTCGTGCGGAGCCTCCGCCCCGAGCGCCTCCAGCGCCTCGCCCAGCTTCGCGTCGACGCCGTCCAGCGCGGTGCGCTGCTCGTCCGTGGTGGCCGCCTTGCGCTCCGCCTGCACCTCGGTGCGCAGCTCCTTGATGAGCCGGCGCACGTAGATGGCGTGAGCGCCCTGGTACAGGCGGAAGGCCTCGTCCACGCTGGTGCCCGCGCGCGCCCGGGCCTGGCGCAGCCGCTCCTTGAGGTCCGTGGTGAGCTCCTTCCACTCGTCCGTGGAGAAGCCGCGAGGCCGTGGGCCCGCGATGGCCGTGGCCAGCTCCTCGCACAGGATGTCGAAGTAGGAGCTCCGGGCCACGTCCACCTGGCCGCGCGCCGTCGCCACGTCCTGCTGCGCGAGCCCGTCGAGGAAGCCCTGGAGCAGGGGCAGCAGCTCGTGCTTGAGGCGGAAGCCCAGGGCGTCATCCTCACCGCGCTGCTTCGCCAGCGCGCGCGCCTGCGCCTGGATGTCCTGGAGCCGCGCCTTCAGCCCGGCCCGCGCCAGCCCGACGACGTCCAGCTCGCGCACCGCCTTGAGCCGCTCGTCGAGCTGCTCCGTTGGAGTGGCCTCGCTGCGCAGGGCCTTGTCCACCTCGGCGAGCAGCCGGGTGGCCTCCTCCGACTGCACATCCTTCGGCAGCGCCTGGAACTTCCGGTGGACGTCGCACCACGCCTCGTAGAGCCGCAGCCGCGGCTCCACCGCCGCCAGCTCCGCGTCTCCCACGCGAATGCCGCGCACCGGCCTGCGAATCTCCGACACCAGCGTGTCAATCTGCCGGCGCACCACGAGGCCCAGCTCCTTCGCCTCCGCGCCCTTGCCCGCCATGAGCGCCTGGGCCCGCTCACGCAGGGCCAGCGCCCGATGCAGCCGCTGCGCCCGGGGACGGATGCGCTGCGTGTACAGCCGCACCGCGTACGACGACAGCGCCCCCATGGCGATGAGCATCGCGCCCCACAGCCACGGCGTGCGCACCCAGACGGTGAAGGCCTGCTCCACCGGGGCCCCCGAGGGCACCGCCAGCCGCACCGTGCCGGTGTACTCGCCCGGCCCGTCCAGCCCCCGCAGCCGCAGCACCACCGCGCCGCTGCCATGGGCCTCCACCGGGATGCCCCCGTCGAGCGTAATCGCCTCCAGGCTGCCGCCGCCCGGTAGCGCGCGCTCCAGCTCGAAGTGCGCGCCCTCGTACTGGGGCTGGATGAGGGCCGCCCCCAGGTCCGGCGCCTTGCGCTGGAGCTGGAGCAGCTGGGGCGCGGACAGCCGGCCGCCCACGCCCGCCGTCTCCTTGAAGGGCAGCCTCACGGTGGCGTCCACGGGACTCCAGCCCCAGCCCGACGAGGCCACCGCCGGGGACGTGGCGACGAACTGCACCGCGGGCACCGCCTGCACGCGCGTGACGGTGAGGGACACCGTCTCCCGCCCGCCCGCGTGCACCAGCACCACCAGCCCCGTGTAGTCCCCGGCCGCCGGCAGCTTCCCGGACACCTCGAGGTGCAGCGGCTGGCGCGTGGAGATGGGCGCGGTGGCACCGCCTTCGGTCGTCCCTCGCAGCGTCGTCACCAGCGGCACCTGCACGCCGTCCTGGGACTGGAGCGGGTCCACCAGCACCGTCACCCCGCCGGGCAGCGCGTCCTCCACGCCACCGTCCGGCCCGGCCCCGGGCAGCAGGTCCACGCGCAGCTCGCGCTGGAAGTCCTCCGACGGCGTGCGCAGCTTCACCTCGTTGCTGGCGGTGGCGCCGGCCACGCGCAGCCGAGGCTGGGCCCGGGCGGCCTCCCACGGCGCGGTGAGCAGCACGGCCAGGGCCAGGCTCGCGAGGCCCGCGCCACGACGAAGGACGGCGGAACGGGAGGAAGCGGGGTTCATCCACCGACGATAACAGGCACGCCCCACGGCTCCAGTTAGCGCCTCACGTCCAGCCCAGCAGGGCCAGCATCTGCCGGGACAGGCTGGCGCGGATGGTGTCGGTGGGGATGCCCTCGTTGTGGCCCCGCGAGGACGGCATGCGCGGGCCGCCGCTGTGGTGCAGCGCGGCCAGCCGCAGGTCCTGGGTGAAGCAGGGCGCGCCGGAGGAGCCCGGCCCCGTGCAGGCCCGGTACGTCACGCGCGTGCGCGCCGGGTTGACGCCCAGGAACTCGTCGAGCGCGACGCTCATGGGCCGGCCCTCCGGGTGCTGGACGATGAGCACGAGGCTGCCGGGCGAGAAGGGCGCGTGCGTCTCGGGCAGCTCCAGCCAGCCTCGGGGCTCGCCGTCCACCAGGGCCTCGCCAGGCGCCGCTTCCACCTGGAGGAAGGCGTAGTCCAGCTCGTTCACGTTGGCGTCGCGCGGCCGGGGGTGCATCAGGTCCGCGGGGCTGTAGGGGCTGTGCGCCAGACATTTCGTCACCCGGTACACCGTGCCCGGCTGGAGCAGCGTCCGGTCCGGCAGCACCTTGTGGTCGAAGCGCACGCGCAGCGACTCCAGCAGCTTGTTCTCGATGACGTGGAAGTTGGTGAGGACGACATTCGGGGCGACGAGGAAGCCGGTGCCCAGGGACGCGCCCACCTGGGGCTCCACGCGGCACACCTGTCGTTCGATGGACGCCAGGCGCCTGCGCCACGCGTCCGGCCCGCCGCCGTCGTCCCGCTTCGGGCCGAAGATGCGCTCCAGGCTGCCGCGCGGGATGCTGCGCTGGACGGACGCGAGGTACGCCAGCACGAAGCGGTGCAGCCGGGGGTGGCGGGGCAGGGCCTCATGGGCGCCCTTCACCAGCTCGCGAATCCACCCCTCCGCCTCGGCCCGGCGGACGAGGGCGAAGACGCGCTCGCGGGCCGTGCCGGAGGGAACCAGCGGCTCCAGCTCGCGTTGACGGGTGGACACCACCACCCGGCGCAGGTCCTCGGCCGAGGGGAAGGCGCTGGTCAGCACCTTCAGCAGCTCGTCTCTCTCCGCGCCGTCGAGCTCCATGGTGTCACCCGCAATGAAGCCACCCACGAGACGGGCCGGCCTCGCGACGCACGCCAAAACCTCCCGCGTCCGGCGGGGGATTCCCATCGGACCCCGGGGCCTGCCCTCGATTCACGAACCCGGACGACGCCGAATGGACATTTAATCCTCGGCATCTGTTCGCGGCAGTGGCCCCGAGGGCAGGAGTACGGC
This DNA window, taken from Pyxidicoccus xibeiensis, encodes the following:
- a CDS encoding YARHG domain-containing protein codes for the protein MKSPTGPLGCLAVLALLLAAPRVEAGGCLCDNDLYPRVLLGTATPEEVARCEEGRPSREDALSCLRGLSFKNVKQGDQTAESFRLGVDGLVAAANDKALARGAVNLLLASQSYRDAGVRAKVRPVMASAGRAPLWDTLVSAADGDAAAFTRALYQYCEQYPVISELALEDVTLEQLWPLPPGVKLADARKRLACPYGQRLVMGAAIRSLQGTLPKEALALLTPAQLRLLRNAVYARHGRVFQAKDLQDFFTQESWYQPDPAYTDARLTPEDQRHLELIQAAEPKGGKKG
- a CDS encoding serine/threonine-protein kinase, translated to MSFLLYPSRERTLFHDGAPLLWQLGPYVGLFQRPELGTTGALLARRVDPDGTEHDNVLIHQLPTGSTASESAATVFQEEWRLATLLSHPHILRTLDTWLDVPPEPARGAPRPLFFQLVTEYVPGETLSTVLAMLEAKGARMPVPVALSVAARVAQGLHAAHEARDAEGRQLEVLHRDVAPAHVLLTYDGDVKLSGFGIASTAVRLMHGPIFKHVGSQPPETQRKGRVLGDRRVDVYALGVTLYEALTGVDPFRRPLDFDSLKAAQTGDAPPPSRHRPDLPATVDSVVMRAMAPRPEDRYPTAADFAHAMEALRSAFGPGDEREELAALLRELSGDERIRARTHVPSLPELRARAAAAAALDALPPASEQEPEAGATSAKPTPGTRFIPHSRLLLLCAGAVLFLVSAVVARVAKSRESFVEEVAQVARSGQARAASCLSGGARERVPVQLVLDGQGRAEAKVAGPLAGTVTARCIEEALATLPYPRKRGLLPVTVEVATGGP
- a CDS encoding AAA family ATPase is translated as MNPASSRSAVLRRGAGLASLALAVLLTAPWEAARAQPRLRVAGATASNEVKLRTPSEDFQRELRVDLLPGAGPDGGVEDALPGGVTVLVDPLQSQDGVQVPLVTTLRGTTEGGATAPISTRQPLHLEVSGKLPAAGDYTGLVVLVHAGGRETVSLTVTRVQAVPAVQFVATSPAVASSGWGWSPVDATVRLPFKETAGVGGRLSAPQLLQLQRKAPDLGAALIQPQYEGAHFELERALPGGGSLEAITLDGGIPVEAHGSGAVVLRLRGLDGPGEYTGTVRLAVPSGAPVEQAFTVWVRTPWLWGAMLIAMGALSSYAVRLYTQRIRPRAQRLHRALALRERAQALMAGKGAEAKELGLVVRRQIDTLVSEIRRPVRGIRVGDAELAAVEPRLRLYEAWCDVHRKFQALPKDVQSEEATRLLAEVDKALRSEATPTEQLDERLKAVRELDVVGLARAGLKARLQDIQAQARALAKQRGEDDALGFRLKHELLPLLQGFLDGLAQQDVATARGQVDVARSSYFDILCEELATAIAGPRPRGFSTDEWKELTTDLKERLRQARARAGTSVDEAFRLYQGAHAIYVRRLIKELRTEVQAERKAATTDEQRTALDGVDAKLGEALEALGAEAPHEAARKYGEARDALERSQTAWLRQRLLQLRTEVQTARTGTPQPHQLKELDAIRSLLDDALAALEVESLAEVTRRYERARAALQSYPSQPQTAAATMEFLAQHTEGIRVPAEPAPSTPTGGSIPSLPDSPLAAPVLGELEGMPLPAARHMWLVELVMLLLLTSVAVALGLQLLNVFSPTWGGFGAGMTAFLWGFGLHQVGNATFEGLTGLLTRVEKQGTPSSGT
- a CDS encoding trypsin-like peptidase domain-containing protein gives rise to the protein MGGFIAGDTMELDGAERDELLKVLTSAFPSAEDLRRVVVSTRQRELEPLVPSGTARERVFALVRRAEAEGWIRELVKGAHEALPRHPRLHRFVLAYLASVQRSIPRGSLERIFGPKRDDGGGPDAWRRRLASIERQVCRVEPQVGASLGTGFLVAPNVVLTNFHVIENKLLESLRVRFDHKVLPDRTLLQPGTVYRVTKCLAHSPYSPADLMHPRPRDANVNELDYAFLQVEAAPGEALVDGEPRGWLELPETHAPFSPGSLVLIVQHPEGRPMSVALDEFLGVNPARTRVTYRACTGPGSSGAPCFTQDLRLAALHHSGGPRMPSSRGHNEGIPTDTIRASLSRQMLALLGWT